In a single window of the bacterium genome:
- a CDS encoding CBS domain-containing protein, which produces MKARDLMTQEVYTVRPDDGFNQVELIADMKHIRHVPVVDDNERVIGMVSVRDLLVHLSNAAASQFVPIREVMQSNVVTCGPDLPVEEVAALMLKESIGAVPIVEEEKIIGIISERDFVKHFSKG; this is translated from the coding sequence ATGAAAGCGCGAGATTTAATGACGCAGGAAGTATATACGGTTCGGCCTGATGATGGTTTTAATCAAGTTGAGCTGATTGCTGATATGAAACACATTCGTCATGTACCGGTCGTCGATGACAATGAGCGTGTGATTGGAATGGTAAGTGTCCGAGATCTCTTAGTGCACTTAAGTAACGCAGCGGCAAGTCAATTTGTACCAATACGCGAAGTGATGCAGTCGAATGTCGTTACATGTGGTCCAGATCTTCCAGTCGAAGAGGTAGCAGCACTAATGTTAAAAGAGTCGATTGGTGCGGTTCCAATAGTAGAAGAAGAGAAGATTATTGGAATTATTTCAGAGAGAGACTTTGTGAAGCACTTTTCGAAAGGATAG
- a CDS encoding DUF4399 domain-containing protein has product MKEANHGYLACVATFLLIFLIPVSASAQFTSQPAPEEAKLYFISPSNGATVSGEINIQFGLKGFGVAPAGTKHPAAGHHHLLIDLDTVPPLHQPMPASENIRHFGGGQTEVSISLPKGKHTLQLILGDHLHVPYAPPIISEKITILVE; this is encoded by the coding sequence ATGAAGGAAGCTAATCACGGATATCTGGCTTGTGTAGCCACGTTCCTCCTTATTTTTCTTATTCCTGTGTCTGCATCTGCTCAGTTTACAAGTCAGCCGGCGCCTGAGGAGGCAAAGTTGTACTTTATTTCACCGAGTAATGGCGCGACCGTCTCTGGGGAGATTAATATTCAATTTGGGCTTAAGGGCTTTGGCGTTGCTCCTGCGGGAACGAAGCATCCTGCCGCAGGTCATCACCATCTTTTAATTGATCTTGATACGGTTCCGCCACTTCACCAACCGATGCCTGCGAGTGAAAATATTCGGCACTTTGGTGGGGGGCAGACAGAGGTAAGTATCTCTTTGCCAAAGGGTAAGCATACACTCCAGTTGATCCTTGGTGATCATTTGCATGTTCCGTATGCGCCTCCGATTATTTCGGAGAAAATTACAATCCTGGTAGAATAA
- the dprA gene encoding DNA-protecting protein DprA, producing the protein MANTLEILQISNLPLPQQRRLRRLIRAAQDAGEDMDTIFSQCMTALGSPTPKEEEALEFCVRNQIAVVLFGTPEYPDSLGRLFDPPLVLFVRGSRDVFQELGHPISIVGSRRADKDGISLTKRIVSTLSHYNVTFISGLAFGIDAATHWAALRFATGNKCPTLAVMPCGLDTIYPRSHEKLSQTILESGGALISEFFPGTQIQRHHFLQRNRIVAALSQALIIVQAGKRSGARSTASVAADLGIEVFAIPGPIGNPLFEGNHDLLREGATLLTEISDLPHELKIAAPPDLGVEPVHEQVCDLLREQGALSLMNLQNELARSDLSEILLELESTGSLVCLPGGYYKLN; encoded by the coding sequence GTGGCTAATACACTGGAAATACTACAAATATCAAATCTACCATTGCCGCAGCAGCGTCGACTGCGGAGGCTGATTCGTGCAGCTCAAGACGCTGGCGAGGATATGGATACGATTTTTTCCCAGTGTATGACAGCTCTCGGAAGCCCCACTCCGAAAGAGGAGGAGGCGCTCGAGTTCTGTGTTCGAAATCAAATAGCGGTAGTGCTTTTCGGAACTCCTGAATATCCAGATTCACTTGGGCGGCTGTTTGATCCTCCACTCGTACTTTTTGTGCGTGGAAGTCGAGATGTTTTTCAAGAGCTCGGACACCCGATCTCTATTGTCGGATCTCGTCGGGCCGATAAAGATGGTATTAGCCTCACAAAACGAATTGTCTCCACTTTGAGTCACTATAACGTAACATTCATTAGTGGACTGGCATTTGGAATAGATGCAGCAACTCATTGGGCCGCACTTCGTTTTGCAACGGGTAATAAGTGCCCGACTCTTGCCGTTATGCCGTGTGGGCTCGATACCATATATCCTCGTTCACATGAGAAGTTGTCTCAGACGATTTTAGAATCAGGTGGTGCTCTCATCAGTGAGTTTTTCCCCGGCACTCAGATTCAACGGCATCATTTTCTTCAGCGGAACAGAATCGTAGCAGCACTGAGTCAAGCGCTGATTATTGTTCAGGCTGGAAAGCGGAGTGGGGCGCGGTCAACAGCCTCAGTGGCGGCAGATCTTGGGATAGAGGTTTTCGCTATTCCTGGCCCTATTGGAAATCCATTATTTGAGGGAAATCACGATCTGCTCCGCGAGGGGGCAACACTCCTTACTGAAATTAGCGATTTGCCTCACGAGCTCAAAATCGCGGCACCACCAGATTTGGGAGTTGAGCCTGTGCATGAACAGGTCTGCGACCTCCTACGAGAGCAAGGCGCCCTGTCTCTTATGAATCTTCAGAATGAACTTGCGCGGAGCGATCTCTCCGAGATATTACTTGAACTCGAGAGCACTGGGAGTTTAGTCTGTTTGCCAGGCGGGTATTACAAACTGAACTAG
- a CDS encoding group 1 truncated hemoglobin, with product MESERSLFEKLGGKDAVELAVDKFYDQLLEDARVNYFFEGIDMERQRRHQKAFLTFAFGGANHYNGRNMRKAHERVVSEHGLDDEHFNVIVEKLAGVLLELGVAKELVEQVGAVAESVRADVLNR from the coding sequence ATGGAAAGCGAAAGATCATTATTTGAGAAACTGGGTGGCAAGGATGCTGTGGAGCTTGCGGTGGATAAGTTCTACGATCAGCTGCTTGAGGATGCGCGAGTTAATTATTTTTTCGAAGGTATCGACATGGAGCGGCAACGCCGCCATCAGAAGGCGTTCCTCACATTTGCCTTTGGAGGAGCCAATCATTACAACGGTCGGAATATGCGAAAGGCGCATGAGAGAGTCGTCTCTGAGCACGGATTAGATGATGAACATTTTAATGTAATCGTCGAAAAACTTGCTGGAGTTTTGTTAGAGCTTGGCGTTGCGAAAGAGCTTGTTGAACAAGTAGGTGCAGTCGCTGAGAGCGTTCGAGCTGATGTGCTCAATAGGTAG